A portion of the Thermosediminibacter oceani DSM 16646 genome contains these proteins:
- the miaA gene encoding tRNA (adenosine(37)-N6)-dimethylallyltransferase MiaA: protein MVKKLLLAIVGPTAVGKTEIAIEVALRLNGEIISADSMQIYRYMDIGTAKPTLSERKGVPHHMIDIVDPDKEFSVADFQSMAKDCIADIHARGKLPILSGGTGLYVNAVCYNYAFCDFEKDEELRLQLKSEAEKYGNEFLYEKLKQVDPKAAEKIHPNNLRRIIRALEVYIKTGVPFSYSEELTKQQESPYDLLIFGLTRPREELYERINKRVLLMIEKGFVDEVKRLLEMGYSEDLNPMQGLGYRQIIDYLQGRITLEEAIYLISRDTRRYAKRQYTWFRKDKNIIWLDVSREGERKIIENIVKSVEGKLKNS from the coding sequence ATGGTTAAAAAACTGCTTCTCGCCATCGTAGGCCCTACTGCTGTGGGGAAAACCGAAATAGCTATCGAAGTAGCACTGAGATTGAACGGTGAAATAATATCCGCGGATTCCATGCAGATTTATAGATATATGGATATCGGCACCGCTAAACCTACCCTAAGTGAAAGAAAAGGAGTTCCCCATCATATGATTGATATTGTAGACCCTGATAAGGAATTCAGCGTAGCAGACTTCCAATCAATGGCCAAGGATTGTATCGCAGATATTCACGCACGGGGGAAGCTGCCGATACTTTCGGGTGGCACCGGCCTTTACGTTAACGCGGTCTGTTATAATTACGCATTCTGCGACTTTGAAAAGGATGAAGAACTAAGACTCCAGTTAAAAAGCGAAGCCGAAAAATACGGCAATGAATTTCTCTACGAAAAGCTCAAGCAGGTAGACCCGAAAGCTGCGGAGAAAATTCATCCCAACAACCTGAGAAGGATTATACGAGCCCTTGAAGTTTACATAAAAACGGGTGTGCCTTTTTCATATTCTGAGGAGTTGACAAAACAGCAGGAGAGCCCCTATGATCTTCTGATTTTCGGATTGACCAGGCCAAGAGAAGAGCTTTATGAAAGGATAAATAAAAGAGTATTATTGATGATTGAAAAGGGGTTTGTAGATGAAGTAAAAAGGCTCCTGGAGATGGGGTATTCCGAAGACCTCAATCCTATGCAGGGCCTTGGATACCGGCAGATTATTGACTACCTGCAAGGCCGAATAACATTGGAGGAAGCCATTTATCTGATATCCAGAGATACGCGCCGTTACGCAAAAAGGCAATATACCTGGTTCAGAAAGGATAAAAATATTATCTGGCTTGACGTATCCAGAGAAGGCGAGAGAAAAATTATAGAAAATATTGTTAAATCCGTTGAAGGAAAATTGAAAAATTCCTAG
- the mutL gene encoding DNA mismatch repair endonuclease MutL has translation MGKIKVLDENISSKIAAGEIIEKPVSVVKELVENSIDAGSRHIFVEIEKGGKSLIKVIDDGEGMDPEDVRLAFERHATSKISSLDDIFNIKTLGFRGEALPSIAAVSLLTVLTKTHGSVVGTKCVLNGGVIEKFEEAAVAEGCCVIVRNIFFNTPARLKFLQSDSREASLVVDLVTRYAIGHPDISFRLSVDGKEVLYTPGNGNLKEVIARIYGFNLAKDLIHINKTFDFGRIDGFISPPKYTRGNRSWETFFVNGRLVKDRGLSASLEKAYRTLLPGDKFPIAFIKISIDGSLVDVNVHPAKIEIRFQRENEVHQALYETVKEGLFSNTLVPKEDLPIPKTTFPKPKNYDGAVNENFLKEEYFTRTSGKIENKPVFTETAVPSETKKHSAPNIKEEKKAPEIYFSRILGQLFETYIVVQGNGEFYLVDQHAAHERILYEYYSCGMDLPVISQELVSPFILKLTFEEINFIEENRDFIKRMGFDIEVFGKDTVLIRSVPYFFNKPVEPASLQEIMDELKENGEFRLRSREKILASMACHTAIKAGDTLSPDEMRELLDQLMRTQNPYTCPHGRPTMISISLYELEKKFRRING, from the coding sequence ATGGGGAAAATAAAAGTCCTGGATGAGAATATATCCTCCAAAATAGCGGCCGGAGAAATAATAGAAAAGCCCGTATCGGTGGTGAAGGAACTTGTCGAAAACTCCATCGATGCCGGCAGCAGGCACATCTTTGTAGAAATCGAAAAAGGAGGAAAAAGTTTAATAAAGGTCATTGACGATGGTGAGGGAATGGACCCGGAAGATGTGAGGCTTGCTTTTGAAAGGCACGCTACCAGTAAGATTTCCAGCTTGGATGATATTTTCAATATTAAAACCCTGGGTTTTAGGGGTGAAGCCCTCCCCAGTATCGCGGCGGTTTCCCTGCTGACGGTCCTTACGAAAACCCACGGTTCAGTGGTTGGCACAAAATGCGTGTTAAACGGGGGAGTTATCGAAAAATTTGAGGAAGCAGCTGTGGCGGAAGGCTGTTGCGTAATCGTAAGGAATATTTTTTTCAATACCCCGGCAAGGCTTAAATTTCTTCAGTCCGATTCCAGGGAAGCATCGCTCGTAGTGGACCTTGTTACCAGGTACGCCATAGGCCACCCGGATATTTCTTTCAGACTGTCCGTGGATGGCAAAGAAGTGCTTTACACACCGGGAAACGGCAACCTGAAGGAAGTTATTGCCCGAATTTACGGCTTCAACCTGGCAAAAGATTTGATCCATATAAACAAGACCTTCGATTTCGGTCGTATAGATGGTTTTATATCTCCTCCCAAGTACACCAGAGGTAATAGGTCCTGGGAAACTTTTTTTGTCAACGGACGCCTTGTTAAAGACAGAGGACTGAGCGCTTCTCTCGAAAAGGCCTACAGAACACTGCTGCCCGGTGATAAATTTCCTATAGCCTTTATAAAAATAAGCATAGACGGTTCCCTGGTAGATGTTAATGTGCACCCCGCAAAGATAGAAATTAGATTCCAGCGAGAAAACGAAGTTCACCAGGCACTGTATGAGACGGTAAAAGAAGGCCTCTTTAGCAACACCCTGGTGCCAAAAGAAGATCTGCCGATTCCTAAAACGACTTTTCCGAAACCAAAAAACTACGATGGAGCAGTGAACGAGAATTTCTTGAAAGAAGAATATTTTACCAGAACAAGTGGAAAAATAGAAAACAAACCGGTTTTTACCGAAACAGCGGTTCCAAGCGAAACGAAAAAGCACTCCGCTCCGAACATCAAAGAAGAAAAAAAAGCACCTGAAATATATTTTTCAAGAATCCTGGGACAGCTCTTTGAAACTTATATTGTGGTCCAGGGTAACGGGGAATTTTACCTTGTAGACCAGCACGCTGCTCACGAGAGGATACTTTACGAGTATTATTCCTGCGGCATGGATTTGCCGGTAATTTCTCAGGAACTGGTTTCCCCATTTATTCTGAAACTTACCTTTGAAGAAATCAATTTTATCGAGGAAAACCGCGATTTTATAAAGAGGATGGGATTCGATATCGAGGTATTCGGAAAAGATACAGTATTGATCAGATCCGTTCCGTATTTTTTCAACAAACCGGTGGAACCCGCGTCTTTACAAGAAATAATGGATGAATTAAAAGAGAACGGGGAATTTAGACTCCGTTCCCGCGAAAAGATTCTTGCATCTATGGCCTGTCACACGGCAATCAAGGCGGGGGATACCCTTTCTCCCGATGAAATGCGGGAACTCCTGGATCAGTTAATGAGAACCCAAAACCCCTATACATGTCCCCACGGAAGGCCTACGATGATTTCCATATCGCTATATGAACTTGAAAAAAAATTCAGGAGGATAAATGGTTAA
- the mutS gene encoding DNA mismatch repair protein MutS, whose protein sequence is MDTPMLKQYREIKEKYKDYIVFFRLGDFYEMFFDDAHIAARELEIALTSRDPENRVPMAGVPYHAADQYIYKLISKGYKVVICEQVEDPKQAKGIVKREVVKIITPGTITEISALEEKKNNYLVCIYRENNDFGIAATDLMTGEFLTTEIHCAYPYQELLDELSKLEPRECLVNAGFLQDTFLNKAVNTNFNILLTFKENDYFQAESARELLMSQFSGNELEDIFKRPFATIASGACLNYLRETQRLSLSHINSIRYYERTEYMALDVTCRRNLELTQSLMDGKKQGSLLWVLDKTVTSMGGRTLRKWIEQPLIDIIKIKERQDAVEELYQNYFLRQELREQLKNLYDLERLTGKLVCGNLNARDLLAIKNTVKHFPKIKELLAGCRSKLLITLYNELDLLNDVYELLEKAINDDPPISVKEGGIIKDGFDSEVDRLRKASTEGKSWIAELERKERERTGIKSLKVGYNKVFGYYIEITKANLSLVPKDYIRKQTLANGERFITEELKEYESLIMGAEEKLLDLEYQIFCKIREDLITKITRLKKSAQVVSVLDALVSLAEVASSNNYVKPELTLNDEINIVEGRHPVVELTLKDEMFIPNDTHINCSDSMISIITGPNMAGKSTYMRQVALIVLMAQIGSFVPAKSAQIGIVDRIFTRIGASDNLASGQSTFMVEMTEVANILKHATPKSLLILDEIGRGTSTYDGLSIAWAVIEYIHKNIKAKTLFATHYHEITQLKKLKGVKNFKVMVKERGEDIIFLRKIVPGEADRSYGIEVAKLAGLPKSVILRAQEILKDLEQNDGARAREPQIAATKDTPFDDVQLNIESLKNEQVIRMIKELDINTITPLEALNLLYSIKQKII, encoded by the coding sequence ATGGATACTCCGATGTTAAAACAGTACAGAGAGATTAAAGAAAAGTACAAAGACTATATCGTGTTTTTCCGCCTCGGGGATTTTTACGAAATGTTTTTTGACGATGCTCACATAGCCGCCCGGGAGCTAGAGATCGCTCTAACCTCAAGGGACCCTGAAAATAGAGTGCCAATGGCCGGGGTCCCTTATCATGCAGCAGATCAGTATATATATAAGCTCATCAGCAAAGGTTACAAAGTTGTAATATGTGAGCAGGTGGAAGATCCCAAACAGGCAAAGGGAATAGTAAAACGAGAAGTCGTAAAAATCATAACCCCGGGCACCATCACGGAAATTAGCGCGCTGGAGGAAAAGAAGAATAATTATCTGGTGTGCATATACAGAGAAAATAACGATTTCGGAATAGCAGCGACGGACCTGATGACAGGTGAATTTCTAACTACTGAAATACACTGTGCTTATCCCTATCAGGAACTACTTGATGAGCTTTCAAAGCTTGAACCGCGAGAATGCCTTGTCAATGCCGGATTTTTACAAGATACGTTCCTTAATAAGGCTGTAAATACAAATTTCAATATTCTCCTCACTTTTAAAGAAAACGATTACTTTCAGGCAGAGTCAGCTAGAGAGCTTTTAATGTCTCAATTCAGCGGAAACGAGCTAGAAGACATTTTCAAAAGGCCTTTTGCCACTATTGCCTCGGGTGCATGCCTTAACTACCTTAGAGAAACCCAGAGGCTTTCTTTAAGTCACATTAACTCCATTAGGTATTACGAGAGAACCGAATACATGGCTCTAGACGTAACCTGTAGGAGGAACCTGGAACTGACCCAGTCCCTCATGGACGGTAAAAAGCAGGGGAGTTTATTATGGGTCCTTGATAAGACCGTAACGTCCATGGGGGGCAGGACCCTGAGAAAATGGATTGAACAACCTTTAATAGACATCATAAAAATAAAAGAGAGGCAGGATGCCGTAGAAGAACTGTATCAAAACTATTTTTTAAGGCAGGAACTCAGGGAGCAGCTTAAAAACCTCTATGACCTTGAAAGATTGACGGGAAAGTTGGTCTGTGGAAACCTTAACGCCAGGGACCTCCTGGCTATAAAAAACACAGTAAAGCATTTTCCGAAAATAAAGGAGTTACTGGCCGGGTGCCGGTCAAAATTACTGATAACGCTATACAATGAATTGGATCTGCTGAATGACGTGTACGAACTTTTAGAGAAAGCAATAAACGACGATCCACCCATATCAGTTAAAGAAGGAGGCATAATAAAAGACGGGTTTGACTCAGAAGTAGATAGATTAAGAAAAGCTTCCACTGAAGGTAAATCATGGATAGCCGAACTTGAAAGAAAAGAGCGGGAAAGAACCGGTATAAAATCGCTAAAAGTTGGCTATAACAAGGTTTTCGGTTATTATATTGAAATAACAAAAGCTAATTTGTCTCTGGTTCCAAAGGATTATATAAGGAAACAGACTCTAGCCAACGGAGAGAGGTTTATCACCGAAGAGTTAAAGGAATACGAATCACTCATAATGGGTGCCGAGGAAAAACTGCTGGACCTTGAATACCAGATTTTCTGCAAAATCCGGGAAGACCTGATTACCAAAATCACCAGACTGAAAAAAAGTGCTCAGGTAGTTTCGGTTCTTGATGCGCTTGTATCGTTGGCTGAGGTAGCTTCCAGCAATAATTACGTCAAACCTGAGCTCACATTAAACGACGAAATAAATATAGTGGAAGGCCGTCATCCTGTAGTCGAATTGACTTTAAAGGATGAAATGTTCATACCCAATGACACTCATATAAACTGCAGCGATTCCATGATATCGATCATAACGGGCCCTAATATGGCCGGGAAATCCACCTACATGAGGCAGGTAGCATTAATCGTACTTATGGCCCAGATAGGGAGCTTTGTACCGGCTAAAAGTGCCCAAATCGGTATTGTGGACCGTATATTTACCCGTATTGGCGCTTCAGACAACCTAGCCTCTGGACAGAGCACCTTTATGGTGGAAATGACCGAGGTGGCCAATATTTTGAAGCATGCAACTCCCAAGAGCTTGCTCATACTCGATGAGATAGGTCGAGGTACCAGCACTTACGACGGCTTGAGCATCGCTTGGGCCGTAATTGAATACATACACAAAAATATAAAGGCAAAAACCCTTTTTGCCACCCACTACCATGAAATAACCCAACTCAAAAAGCTCAAGGGAGTAAAAAACTTCAAAGTGATGGTAAAAGAGCGAGGAGAAGATATCATATTCTTGAGAAAAATCGTGCCCGGCGAGGCCGATAGAAGTTACGGTATCGAAGTGGCCAAACTTGCAGGCTTACCTAAAAGCGTAATACTGAGGGCTCAGGAAATCCTGAAGGATCTGGAACAAAATGACGGCGCAAGGGCTAGAGAACCTCAAATAGCGGCAACGAAAGATACGCCTTTCGATGATGTCCAGCTCAATATTGAGAGTTTAAAGAACGAGCAGGTTATCCGCATGATAAAGGAGCTGGATATAAATACGATAACTCCGCTGGAGGCTTTGAACTTACTCTATTCAATAAAACAAAAGATTATTTGA
- the miaB gene encoding tRNA (N6-isopentenyl adenosine(37)-C2)-methylthiotransferase MiaB yields the protein MLKYHILTWGCQMNLHDTEVISGVLQKMGYCPAGNLKEADLIILNTCCVRENAERKVYGRIGQLKQFKQRNPNLVLGICGCMIQQPHVVEYITEHFPYVDLIFGIHNVHKLPQLIENARLANMTVIETGGESSQIEEDLPVEREDKIKAWVTITYGCNNFCTYCIVPYVRGREKSRNPEDIVREVEELAKQGFKEINLLGQNVNSYGKDLGGAVTFPELLRRLNDIDGIERIRFTTSHPKDLSDELIYAMRDCKKVCEHIHLPVQAGSNRILEAMNRRYTREHYMELVKKLRDAISDIAISTDIIVGFPGETEEDFQDTLDLVRRVEYDQAFMFVYSKRKGTPAAEMENQVDEDVKKERLDRLMRLQDSISAKKNKALKGQVVEVLVEGPSRNNPEKLTGRTRTNKVVNFEGPADLIGKLVEVRITEPHTWSLIGEVLK from the coding sequence ATGCTAAAATACCACATATTGACATGGGGCTGCCAGATGAACCTTCATGATACGGAAGTTATTTCCGGCGTACTGCAGAAAATGGGATATTGCCCGGCTGGCAATTTAAAGGAAGCCGATTTGATAATCCTCAATACCTGTTGCGTCAGGGAGAACGCGGAAAGAAAGGTATACGGTCGAATCGGCCAGTTGAAGCAGTTTAAACAGCGAAATCCCAACCTGGTGCTGGGTATATGCGGTTGTATGATTCAGCAACCGCATGTCGTAGAGTACATCACAGAACACTTCCCATACGTAGACCTCATATTCGGCATACACAACGTCCATAAATTGCCCCAGTTAATAGAAAATGCAAGGCTTGCCAATATGACGGTAATTGAAACCGGCGGCGAATCTTCGCAAATAGAGGAGGACCTCCCTGTAGAGCGGGAAGATAAGATTAAAGCCTGGGTTACTATTACCTACGGATGCAATAATTTCTGCACCTACTGTATAGTGCCTTACGTTAGAGGCAGGGAAAAAAGCAGAAATCCCGAAGACATTGTAAGAGAAGTGGAAGAACTCGCAAAGCAGGGATTCAAGGAAATAAACCTGCTGGGGCAGAACGTGAATTCTTACGGAAAGGACCTAGGTGGTGCCGTTACGTTTCCGGAACTTTTAAGACGCTTAAATGATATCGACGGGATTGAGCGAATAAGGTTTACCACATCCCATCCAAAGGACCTTTCCGACGAATTGATTTATGCAATGAGGGACTGTAAAAAGGTATGCGAACACATCCACCTGCCTGTTCAAGCCGGCAGCAACAGGATCCTAGAGGCGATGAACAGGAGATATACAAGGGAACACTATATGGAATTGGTGAAAAAACTGAGGGATGCCATATCAGATATCGCGATTTCTACCGACATTATAGTAGGTTTTCCCGGGGAAACCGAAGAGGATTTTCAGGATACGCTTGACCTCGTGAGAAGAGTTGAATATGACCAGGCTTTTATGTTCGTATATTCAAAACGCAAGGGTACCCCCGCTGCCGAAATGGAAAATCAAGTTGACGAAGACGTAAAAAAGGAAAGATTAGACCGGTTGATGCGCCTTCAGGACTCTATAAGCGCAAAAAAGAATAAAGCACTCAAAGGACAGGTCGTTGAAGTTTTGGTCGAAGGCCCAAGCCGGAACAACCCAGAGAAACTAACCGGCAGGACCCGGACAAACAAGGTTGTAAATTTTGAAGGCCCCGCCGATTTGATAGGAAAGTTGGTTGAAGTGAGAATAACCGAACCCCATACTTGGTCTCTAATAGGCGAAGTGCTGAAGTAA
- a CDS encoding uracil-DNA glycosylase — protein sequence MENLDRLKAIFGGKEITLPHHIRILMSLKKEYGISEISYGEIIKMVHDKGEQSAKMRDFLKNEVLKLLYECGECPLHLAECHTQKVPGDGDWNSPLMLIGEGPGFEEDKQGKPFVGRAGQLLTAILNKLNIDRKKVYITNVVKCRPPMNRTPQSKEIKACKRILELELEFIAPKVIITLGSVPLNYFKPNSSIMQSRGQWIYKRGFWIMPTFHPAYILRQGGETLKRVKWQVWGDFNKAIEKVRELSDYKFN from the coding sequence ATGGAGAATTTAGATAGACTAAAGGCGATTTTCGGCGGTAAAGAAATTACCCTGCCACATCATATTAGAATTTTAATGTCTTTAAAAAAAGAATACGGTATATCCGAAATATCTTACGGCGAAATAATTAAAATGGTTCATGATAAAGGCGAACAATCCGCTAAAATGAGGGATTTTCTCAAAAACGAAGTCCTCAAACTGCTTTACGAGTGCGGGGAATGTCCGCTTCACCTGGCGGAATGTCACACTCAAAAGGTTCCGGGTGATGGCGATTGGAATTCTCCCTTGATGCTCATAGGCGAAGGTCCGGGATTTGAAGAGGACAAACAGGGAAAACCCTTTGTCGGCCGTGCGGGGCAGCTGCTTACAGCAATTTTAAATAAGCTTAACATCGATCGCAAAAAAGTTTACATCACCAATGTGGTAAAGTGCCGGCCACCAATGAACAGAACGCCCCAGTCAAAAGAGATTAAAGCCTGTAAAAGAATACTCGAACTGGAACTTGAATTTATAGCGCCAAAGGTTATAATAACCCTGGGATCGGTTCCTCTAAACTATTTCAAGCCGAACAGCAGCATTATGCAAAGCAGAGGGCAGTGGATATATAAAAGAGGATTCTGGATAATGCCGACCTTCCATCCTGCTTATATTCTGCGCCAGGGTGGAGAAACTCTAAAGAGAGTTAAATGGCAGGTTTGGGGTGATTTTAATAAAGCTATAGAAAAGGTTCGGGAACTTTCTGATTACAAATTCAACTAA
- a CDS encoding VanW family protein, whose protein sequence is MKKKFNIIVVILLLFIICSVYGIYCYERRHSDDVLGGVYIGQVYVGGLFREEAEEKVKKYVEENLNNTVTLYYSDKIWDLNPKEIINVKLEKAIDEAISEGKSGNFILRFFNRLKLSRIPKKIDLAAEIKVDPFKAIIERISKDIARKPQNARFKIVDDIVMIEKEIEGIQVDTENLKQKILDAIWSQEKKIQVPVITIKPEVTSEALMKMNIKVEMASFSTKFDKTQVGRSTNIKLAAKKLDGYIIPPGEVFSFNDAVGERSSKEGYKEAPIFFNNEVISGIGGGVCQLSSTLYNLALITDLEIVERSNHSLPVNYVPLGRDATVNYGLIDLKFKNNTGGYLLLHAEVKEDTLTVKFYGSKKNDKKIKIVTEVVKKIPPPVTVKEDYSLEKGKIEIQEGRPGYQVKVWKIVSHNGTQEKKLLSIDTYNPTATIMFVGKKEPPAKTDPTKSKESAKTPADNHPPSEQPETVNQ, encoded by the coding sequence ATGAAAAAAAAGTTTAACATCATTGTTGTAATTCTGCTTTTATTTATAATATGCTCCGTTTACGGTATATATTGCTATGAAAGAAGACATAGCGATGATGTTTTGGGAGGAGTATACATCGGCCAGGTTTATGTAGGAGGTCTCTTTCGCGAGGAGGCAGAAGAGAAAGTAAAAAAATACGTTGAAGAGAACTTAAATAATACAGTTACCCTGTATTATTCAGATAAAATATGGGACCTCAACCCGAAAGAGATTATCAATGTAAAACTGGAAAAAGCTATAGATGAAGCGATTTCCGAGGGAAAGAGCGGAAATTTTATATTAAGATTTTTTAACCGTTTAAAACTGTCTAGAATACCAAAAAAAATTGACCTTGCTGCAGAAATTAAAGTTGATCCGTTTAAAGCCATTATAGAAAGGATCTCTAAAGACATAGCTCGGAAACCACAAAACGCCAGATTTAAAATAGTCGATGATATAGTAATGATTGAAAAAGAAATAGAAGGAATCCAGGTGGATACAGAAAATTTAAAACAGAAAATACTAGATGCTATTTGGAGTCAGGAGAAGAAAATACAAGTTCCTGTAATTACTATAAAACCCGAAGTAACCAGCGAAGCTCTAATGAAAATGAATATAAAAGTAGAAATGGCAAGTTTCTCCACAAAATTTGATAAAACCCAGGTAGGGAGAAGTACAAACATAAAACTGGCAGCAAAAAAGCTTGATGGTTACATAATTCCTCCAGGAGAGGTTTTTTCTTTCAACGACGCCGTAGGAGAGCGTAGCAGTAAAGAGGGTTATAAAGAAGCTCCCATTTTTTTTAATAACGAAGTTATCTCCGGCATCGGAGGAGGAGTATGTCAGCTCTCCAGCACTCTTTATAACCTGGCATTAATAACTGATCTCGAGATCGTGGAAAGATCAAATCACTCCCTGCCGGTAAATTACGTACCGCTGGGTAGGGATGCAACGGTAAATTATGGACTCATAGATTTAAAGTTCAAAAACAATACTGGAGGGTACCTGCTCCTCCATGCCGAAGTTAAAGAGGACACACTGACTGTAAAATTTTACGGAAGCAAGAAGAATGATAAAAAGATAAAAATAGTGACGGAAGTGGTAAAAAAAATACCGCCACCCGTTACAGTAAAAGAGGATTATAGCTTGGAAAAAGGCAAAATAGAGATTCAGGAAGGAAGGCCCGGTTATCAGGTTAAAGTATGGAAAATAGTCTCCCATAATGGAACTCAAGAGAAAAAGCTCTTATCGATAGATACGTACAATCCCACCGCTACCATCATGTTCGTAGGTAAAAAAGAACCTCCGGCTAAAACCGACCCCACGAAAAGCAAAGAAAGCGCGAAAACGCCCGCCGACAACCATCCGCCGTCTGAACAACCGGAAACTGTAAATCAATAA